From Cognatishimia activa, one genomic window encodes:
- a CDS encoding carbohydrate ABC transporter permease: MKHRTFFWFFLPTGLAMLLFIAMPLISIISQSLFAPHEAVFVTVENCGPFGCTQETSIDQEATAELRESQPMGRFVGLDVYLDRGHLAVAEVGEAWRTSPTVGEFFSTIYNLPFYRAMAFTLTYTFVCTPLLIALGFFIAISVNALNRHLKGFVIFFSLLPMIVTPLVGSLILFWMIDSRGVLGNLISYLADDPDLSLKASSPLMWVSLIIYGIWSSAPFAFVVFYAGLQTVPQDTIEAAQIDGATRWQQIRFVTIPHLMPLVTFVALIQLMDNFRVFEPIVGFSAEAHATSLSWIIFNDLGGETQQLSAAATTSVLTVIGVAILLSPVLVRTWRDFKGRS, translated from the coding sequence ATGAAACATCGCACCTTCTTCTGGTTTTTCCTACCTACGGGCCTTGCAATGCTTTTGTTCATTGCCATGCCGTTGATCTCGATCATCTCGCAATCTCTGTTTGCACCTCATGAAGCGGTATTTGTCACAGTCGAAAACTGTGGACCGTTCGGATGTACGCAAGAAACCTCGATCGACCAGGAAGCCACCGCTGAATTGCGAGAATCTCAGCCAATGGGACGTTTCGTTGGGCTGGATGTGTATCTTGACCGAGGCCATCTCGCAGTTGCTGAGGTCGGTGAGGCATGGCGCACATCACCAACCGTCGGAGAGTTTTTCAGCACGATTTACAATCTGCCATTCTATCGTGCGATGGCCTTTACGCTGACATACACCTTTGTATGCACACCGCTTCTGATCGCACTGGGCTTTTTCATTGCGATTTCCGTGAATGCGCTGAACCGGCACTTAAAAGGCTTTGTCATCTTCTTCTCCTTGCTGCCGATGATCGTGACCCCGTTGGTTGGCTCTTTGATCCTGTTCTGGATGATCGACAGTCGCGGCGTCTTGGGGAATCTAATTTCTTACTTAGCGGACGATCCCGATCTATCGCTAAAGGCCTCTTCGCCGCTGATGTGGGTTTCTCTGATTATCTACGGGATTTGGTCTTCTGCGCCATTCGCCTTTGTTGTTTTCTATGCTGGTCTCCAGACCGTGCCACAGGACACGATTGAAGCTGCTCAGATCGACGGCGCGACACGCTGGCAGCAGATCCGATTTGTCACCATTCCGCACCTGATGCCATTGGTGACATTCGTGGCGCTCATTCAGCTTATGGATAACTTCCGCGTCTTTGAACCAATCGTGGGCTTTAGTGCTGAGGCCCATGCGACCTCGCTCAGCTGGATAATCTTCAACGACCTTGGAGGCGAAACCCAACAATTGTCGGCCGCAGCTACAACTTCGGTGCTGACGGTTATCGGTGTCGCCATTCTTCTATCGCCCGTGCTGGTACGTACATGGCGTGACTTCAAAGGACGGAGCTAA